The window CGCCAGGTTCAGGGTATCCTGAGCAGGAAAGGCGCACGACAAGGCCCTTGCCCTGGTTGTATTGGTGGGAGCCGCCTCCATCGTTCTGCGCCTTATCATGGGCTCTCGAGCCAGCAAAAGGAACCGGCGGCTATGTGCCGAATGACGGTAACAACTACGGTCCGTGGTTCGGCACTGGCGGAGTGATGGTTTTGAATAGTGGTGTCATATTTGACATAAAAAAGTACTCCATTCACGATGGGCCGGGCATACGCACCACCGTCTTTCTCAAAGGGTGCCCGGCCAGGTGCATGTGGTGCCACAACCCGGAGAGCCAAGAAGTGCACCCTGAGGTCATGTTCTGGGCGACCAGATGCACGGGGTGTTTGCG is drawn from Bacillota bacterium and contains these coding sequences:
- a CDS encoding 4Fe-4S cluster-binding domain-containing protein, giving the protein MVLNSGVIFDIKKYSIHDGPGIRTTVFLKGCPARCMWCHNPESQEVHPEVMFWATRCTGCLR